TTCTTGATTTAGATGATATTTACGATTTATTATATAAAAATCAAAACATTTTAGTTATTTCAAGTCAATTTGATCAATATGGCAAGGAACTTAAAATATTCAATGGTGAATTGGGCAAATCAGATATAAAAGCAATGTTTGCATCAAAAGAGATTAAAGAAGGAAATGAATTAGATTCTGTCATGACTTTATCAGAAGCAGCTAAGAAATGGGGATTATCTAATGGATCAACTATAAGGAAAGCAATTGAAAGAGGAAAGTTTCAACCAAATGAAATAAAACATGCGGGTGATGTGTGGGTTACAACTTATTCAGCAATGGAAAGAGTATTCGGTACAATTAAAAATGAAGAAGATGCATATGTAATATATGATGATTTTGAAACGTTGTATTTTACTAAAGCCTATTGGGAGTATGCACAGTCAGCATATTTTAGTAATCCTGTAGTTGACGTTAAGACTGGAAATTTGGAAATGAAATATCAATATATAAAAGATGTATTTATTAAAGGGTTAAAGGCATTATGGGATAAGCAAAAGATAATTATAAAGAAAAGTAGATATAACGATGATATTAAACAGATAATTGGTACAGAAGAGGAATTTTACTTATATATTGAATTATTTCGAAGTCGAAGAAATTTATCGTCAGAATGGATTGATAGATTACTAAATGATTTAAAAACTTTTTCTAAATAAAAGTGTATTTTAACAGGAATTTAGATTTTATCTGGATTCCTGTTAATTTATAAAAGCAACAATTTTTCATAAGCATTTACGGACATTTCAATGGTAAGAATGTATAATTTGGAAGTTTTATATAACAATTTTCTATACGTTGCACTAATATATTGTTATAAGCAAGGGGGGATATAAATATGTTTATTAAGAGATGGCTAAGAAACATATTATAAAAATATATTATGTAAGGGGAGTTGTGAAATGGAAGAAGGTTATAGTGTTCATTATGGAATGGTTGATGTGTTACGTCTATTATTTGCAATTGCAGTTGTATCAGTTCATACAATGGCTTTTAAGTCAATAAATGAAGACTTATGGATTGCAACTAGCATGGGAATTTCTAGACTTGCAGTTCCATTTTTCTTTATAGTTTCAGGTTATTTTTTATATAATCGAATTAAATCAAATAAGGAACCTAAATCAACCTTAAAGAGATTATTAATACTTTATGCTTCATGGGTTGCTATAGAAACTGTTACATTAATTCCAATTGTTTTGAATAGTTTAAATATGCCGTTAATAATGATAGTTGAAAGGTTTTTGTTTGTTGGTATTACAGGAAGTCTTTGGTATATATCTTCTTTAATTATTACAATTTTTATAATAGCACCATTACTAAAAAGAGATAAAATAATACAGTTGCTTATAGTAGGATTTATTTTATATTTATTTGGAACAACTGGGGATACTTATTATAAATTTTATGAAAATACTATGATAAATCCATTAATTAAAGGTTATACTCAAGTATTCTTATTACCACAAATAGGTATTACTGAATCAATTCTTTTTGTAACTTTAGGTGCACTGATAAACAAGCTAAGATTAAGTGAAAAAGTTAAATGTGCGGGAAAACTCAGTATAATTTCAATAATTATATTGCTAATTGAGGCATTTGTATTAAACAAAACTGGGATAGCCAAAGATGCAAATATGTATTTATCTGCTATTTTTGCAGCTCCACTTATATTTATTTGGGCTATTAATTATAAGAGAAACATTTCAAATAATATTGCAAAAATATGCAAGGAATATAGTGTAGGAGTATATTGTTCTCATCAAATTATAATGATTGGACTTATGATGTTTTTGCCTATAGTTGCTGCTAATACTATGATTAGATTTATATCAACTTTATGTATTTCAGCATTAGTTATCACATTACTTAGAAAAACAAGAGCAAAAAAAATTCTTTTGAAATAGATATAATGAAATCCCCTGAATATGTTCGAGGGATTTTTTAATTTTGTAATTTTAGATTAATTGACAATTAATGAATGAACCTTGATAATAGCAATATAGATATATAGTAAGATTTAGAAATGAGGATGGTAATTATGGTATTTTATTTTTCTGGAACTGGAAATTCACTATATGTTGCAAAAAATATAGCTTTAAAACAAAATGAAGAAATTATTTCGATTGCAAAAGAAATTAATTTAAGTAAAGAAGTATATGAGTATAATTTAAAATTAAATGAAAAAATAATATTTGTTTTTCCAATATATTCATGGGCACCACCTAAAATGGTGTTAGAATTTA
The window above is part of the Clostridium saccharoperbutylacetonicum N1-4(HMT) genome. Proteins encoded here:
- a CDS encoding helix-turn-helix domain-containing protein, yielding MNITIITSENRRLYPAIIYSLEDKEQKNPILDLDDIYDLLYKNQNILVISSQFDQYGKELKIFNGELGKSDIKAMFASKEIKEGNELDSVMTLSEAAKKWGLSNGSTIRKAIERGKFQPNEIKHAGDVWVTTYSAMERVFGTIKNEEDAYVIYDDFETLYFTKAYWEYAQSAYFSNPVVDVKTGNLEMKYQYIKDVFIKGLKALWDKQKIIIKKSRYNDDIKQIIGTEEEFYLYIELFRSRRNLSSEWIDRLLNDLKTFSK
- a CDS encoding acyltransferase family protein; the encoded protein is MEEGYSVHYGMVDVLRLLFAIAVVSVHTMAFKSINEDLWIATSMGISRLAVPFFFIVSGYFLYNRIKSNKEPKSTLKRLLILYASWVAIETVTLIPIVLNSLNMPLIMIVERFLFVGITGSLWYISSLIITIFIIAPLLKRDKIIQLLIVGFILYLFGTTGDTYYKFYENTMINPLIKGYTQVFLLPQIGITESILFVTLGALINKLRLSEKVKCAGKLSIISIIILLIEAFVLNKTGIAKDANMYLSAIFAAPLIFIWAINYKRNISNNIAKICKEYSVGVYCSHQIIMIGLMMFLPIVAANTMIRFISTLCISALVITLLRKTRAKKILLK